A single Sorex araneus isolate mSorAra2 chromosome 8, mSorAra2.pri, whole genome shotgun sequence DNA region contains:
- the SPRED3 gene encoding sprouty-related, EVH1 domain-containing protein 3 isoform X8, translating into MGEERRQEEERSPAGRRYMVRVRAVVMARDDSSGGWLPVGGGGLSQITLECTLRPGLVYNKVNPIFHHWSLGDCKFGLTFQSPGEADEFQKSLLAALAALGRGSLTPSSSSSSSSSSSPSQDTAETPCPLTSHVDSDSSSSHSRQETPPIAGAATPILTVESAAGFGPASSPQRRRSSAQSFPPLLPFTGILEASEALAGPGGPGWGGRGYEDYRRTGPPPPLALSTCVVRFAKTGTLRGAALGPPAALPAPLAAEAVPPAPPTRPPPGPGPAPAPAKASPEAEEAARCVHCRALFRRRADGRGGRCAEAPDPGQLLVRRLSCLWCAESLLYHCLSDAEGDFSDPCACEPGHPRPAARWAALAALSLAVPCLCCYAPLRACHWVAARCGCAGCGGRHEEAAR; encoded by the exons atgggagaggagagaaggcaggaggaagaaagaagcccTGCTGGAAGAAG GTACATGGTTCGGGTCCGAGCTGTGGTGATGGCCCGAGATGACTCCAGTGGGGGCTGGCTgcccgtggggggcgggggcctcaGCCAG ATCACCTTGGAGTGTACCCTGAGGCCAGGCTTGGTTTACAACAAAGTGAACCCCATCTTTCATCACTGGAGCCTGGGTGACTGCAAGTTTGGGCTGACGTTTCAGAGTCCGGGGGAAGCAGATGAGTTCCAGAAAAGCCTGCTGGCTGCCCTGGCCGCGCTGGGCCGAG gCTCGctcaccccttcctcctcctcctcctcctcctcttcctcctccccttcccaggACACAGCAGAGACACCCTGTCCTCTGACG TCCCACGTGGACAGCGACTCCTCCTCCAGTCACAGTCGCCAGGAGACGCCTCCCATCGCAGGGGCAGCGACCCCCATCCTCACCGTGGAGTCAGCCGCCGGCTTCGGGCCCGCCTCGTCCCCGCAGCGCCGCCGCTCCTCGGCGCAG AGCTTCCCTCCGCTCCTGCCGTTCACGGGGATCCTGGAGGCCTCAGAGGCCCTGGCCGGGCCCGGGGGCCCTGGCTGGGGTGGCCGCGGCTATGAGGATTATCGGCGCACcgggccacccccgcccctcgcccTGTCCACCTGCGTCGTGCGCTTCGCCAAGACGGGCACCTTGCGGGGCGCCGCGCTGGGGCCCCCggcggccctccccgcccctctcgcCGCCGAGGCCGtgcccccggcgccccccacgcgcccgcccccgggcccgggccccgcccccgcccccgccaaggCCTCCCCGGAGGCGGAGGAGGCGGCGCGCTGCGTGCACTGCCGCGCGCTCTTTCGCCGCCGAGCAGACGGCCGGGGCGGCCGCTGCGCCGAGGCCCCGGACCCGGGCCAGCTGCTGGTGCGCCGGCTCAGCTGCCTGTGGTGCGCCGAGAGTTTGCTCTACCACTGCCTGTCGGACGCCGAGGGCGACTTCTCGGACCCTTGCGCCTGCGAGCCGGGCCACCCGCGGCCGGCGGCGCGCTGGGCCGCGCTGGCCGCGCTCTCGCTGGCCGTGCCCTGCCTGTGCTGCTACGCGCCCCTGCGTGCCTGCCACTGGGTCGCGGCGCGCTGCGGCTGCGCGGGCTGCGGGGGCCGCCACGAGGAGGCTGCGCGGTGA
- the SPRED3 gene encoding sprouty-related, EVH1 domain-containing protein 3 isoform X2, which produces MKRSLDVSRSPRFFLAVSACISLSASLWPSLVLSLPISRCWVTQYMVRVRAVVMARDDSSGGWLPVGGGGLSQVSVCRVRGARPEGGARQGHYVIHGERLRDQKITLECTLRPGLVYNKVNPIFHHWSLGDCKFGLTFQSPGEADEFQKSLLAALAALGRGSLTPSSSSSSSSSSSPSQDTAETPCPLTSHVDSDSSSSHSRQETPPIAGAATPILTVESAAGFGPASSPQRRRSSAQSFPPLLPFTGILEASEALAGPGGPGWGGRGYEDYRRTGPPPPLALSTCVVRFAKTGTLRGAALGPPAALPAPLAAEAVPPAPPTRPPPGPGPAPAPAKASPEAEEAARCVHCRALFRRRADGRGGRCAEAPDPGQLLVRRLSCLWCAESLLYHCLSDAEGDFSDPCACEPGHPRPAARWAALAALSLAVPCLCCYAPLRACHWVAARCGCAGCGGRHEEAAR; this is translated from the exons ATGAAACGCTCGCTGGATGTGTCTCGGTCGCCCCGGTTTTTTTTGGCTGTTTCTGCTTGCATCTCCCTTTCGGCCTCTCTCTGGCCATCTCTGGTGCTCTCCCTGCCCATCTCCCGTTGCTGGGTGACTCA GTACATGGTTCGGGTCCGAGCTGTGGTGATGGCCCGAGATGACTCCAGTGGGGGCTGGCTgcccgtggggggcgggggcctcaGCCAGGTGAGCGTATGTCGGGTCCGAGGGGCCAGGCCCGAGGGGGGGGCCCGCCAGGGGCACTACGTCATCCACGGGGAGCGCCTCCGGGACCAGAAA ATCACCTTGGAGTGTACCCTGAGGCCAGGCTTGGTTTACAACAAAGTGAACCCCATCTTTCATCACTGGAGCCTGGGTGACTGCAAGTTTGGGCTGACGTTTCAGAGTCCGGGGGAAGCAGATGAGTTCCAGAAAAGCCTGCTGGCTGCCCTGGCCGCGCTGGGCCGAG gCTCGctcaccccttcctcctcctcctcctcctcctcttcctcctccccttcccaggACACAGCAGAGACACCCTGTCCTCTGACG TCCCACGTGGACAGCGACTCCTCCTCCAGTCACAGTCGCCAGGAGACGCCTCCCATCGCAGGGGCAGCGACCCCCATCCTCACCGTGGAGTCAGCCGCCGGCTTCGGGCCCGCCTCGTCCCCGCAGCGCCGCCGCTCCTCGGCGCAG AGCTTCCCTCCGCTCCTGCCGTTCACGGGGATCCTGGAGGCCTCAGAGGCCCTGGCCGGGCCCGGGGGCCCTGGCTGGGGTGGCCGCGGCTATGAGGATTATCGGCGCACcgggccacccccgcccctcgcccTGTCCACCTGCGTCGTGCGCTTCGCCAAGACGGGCACCTTGCGGGGCGCCGCGCTGGGGCCCCCggcggccctccccgcccctctcgcCGCCGAGGCCGtgcccccggcgccccccacgcgcccgcccccgggcccgggccccgcccccgcccccgccaaggCCTCCCCGGAGGCGGAGGAGGCGGCGCGCTGCGTGCACTGCCGCGCGCTCTTTCGCCGCCGAGCAGACGGCCGGGGCGGCCGCTGCGCCGAGGCCCCGGACCCGGGCCAGCTGCTGGTGCGCCGGCTCAGCTGCCTGTGGTGCGCCGAGAGTTTGCTCTACCACTGCCTGTCGGACGCCGAGGGCGACTTCTCGGACCCTTGCGCCTGCGAGCCGGGCCACCCGCGGCCGGCGGCGCGCTGGGCCGCGCTGGCCGCGCTCTCGCTGGCCGTGCCCTGCCTGTGCTGCTACGCGCCCCTGCGTGCCTGCCACTGGGTCGCGGCGCGCTGCGGCTGCGCGGGCTGCGGGGGCCGCCACGAGGAGGCTGCGCGGTGA
- the SPRED3 gene encoding sprouty-related, EVH1 domain-containing protein 3 isoform X3 — protein MGEERRQEEERSPAGRRYMVRVRAVVMARDDSSGGWLPVGGGGLSQRQLVWRCPMGFTILYAVPQEESGLWAPPPSCLPQITLECTLRPGLVYNKVNPIFHHWSLGDCKFGLTFQSPGEADEFQKSLLAALAALGRGSLTPSSSSSSSSSSSPSQDTAETPCPLTSHVDSDSSSSHSRQETPPIAGAATPILTVESAAGFGPASSPQRRRSSAQSFPPLLPFTGILEASEALAGPGGPGWGGRGYEDYRRTGPPPPLALSTCVVRFAKTGTLRGAALGPPAALPAPLAAEAVPPAPPTRPPPGPGPAPAPAKASPEAEEAARCVHCRALFRRRADGRGGRCAEAPDPGQLLVRRLSCLWCAESLLYHCLSDAEGDFSDPCACEPGHPRPAARWAALAALSLAVPCLCCYAPLRACHWVAARCGCAGCGGRHEEAAR, from the exons atgggagaggagagaaggcaggaggaagaaagaagcccTGCTGGAAGAAG GTACATGGTTCGGGTCCGAGCTGTGGTGATGGCCCGAGATGACTCCAGTGGGGGCTGGCTgcccgtggggggcgggggcctcaGCCAG AGGCAGTTGGTCTGGAGGTGTCCAATGGGGTTCACAATCCTGTATGCGGTGCCGCAGGAAGAATCTGGGCTCTGGG CTCCCcccccctcctgccttcctcAGATCACCTTGGAGTGTACCCTGAGGCCAGGCTTGGTTTACAACAAAGTGAACCCCATCTTTCATCACTGGAGCCTGGGTGACTGCAAGTTTGGGCTGACGTTTCAGAGTCCGGGGGAAGCAGATGAGTTCCAGAAAAGCCTGCTGGCTGCCCTGGCCGCGCTGGGCCGAG gCTCGctcaccccttcctcctcctcctcctcctcctcttcctcctccccttcccaggACACAGCAGAGACACCCTGTCCTCTGACG TCCCACGTGGACAGCGACTCCTCCTCCAGTCACAGTCGCCAGGAGACGCCTCCCATCGCAGGGGCAGCGACCCCCATCCTCACCGTGGAGTCAGCCGCCGGCTTCGGGCCCGCCTCGTCCCCGCAGCGCCGCCGCTCCTCGGCGCAG AGCTTCCCTCCGCTCCTGCCGTTCACGGGGATCCTGGAGGCCTCAGAGGCCCTGGCCGGGCCCGGGGGCCCTGGCTGGGGTGGCCGCGGCTATGAGGATTATCGGCGCACcgggccacccccgcccctcgcccTGTCCACCTGCGTCGTGCGCTTCGCCAAGACGGGCACCTTGCGGGGCGCCGCGCTGGGGCCCCCggcggccctccccgcccctctcgcCGCCGAGGCCGtgcccccggcgccccccacgcgcccgcccccgggcccgggccccgcccccgcccccgccaaggCCTCCCCGGAGGCGGAGGAGGCGGCGCGCTGCGTGCACTGCCGCGCGCTCTTTCGCCGCCGAGCAGACGGCCGGGGCGGCCGCTGCGCCGAGGCCCCGGACCCGGGCCAGCTGCTGGTGCGCCGGCTCAGCTGCCTGTGGTGCGCCGAGAGTTTGCTCTACCACTGCCTGTCGGACGCCGAGGGCGACTTCTCGGACCCTTGCGCCTGCGAGCCGGGCCACCCGCGGCCGGCGGCGCGCTGGGCCGCGCTGGCCGCGCTCTCGCTGGCCGTGCCCTGCCTGTGCTGCTACGCGCCCCTGCGTGCCTGCCACTGGGTCGCGGCGCGCTGCGGCTGCGCGGGCTGCGGGGGCCGCCACGAGGAGGCTGCGCGGTGA
- the SPRED3 gene encoding sprouty-related, EVH1 domain-containing protein 3 isoform X4 produces the protein MGEERRQEEERSPAGRRYMVRVRAVVMARDDSSGGWLPVGGGGLSQVSVCRVRGARPEGGARQGHYVIHGERLRDQKITLECTLRPGLVYNKVNPIFHHWSLGDCKFGLTFQSPGEADEFQKSLLAALAALGRGSLTPSSSSSSSSSSSPSQDTAETPCPLTSHVDSDSSSSHSRQETPPIAGAATPILTVESAAGFGPASSPQRRRSSAQSFPPLLPFTGILEASEALAGPGGPGWGGRGYEDYRRTGPPPPLALSTCVVRFAKTGTLRGAALGPPAALPAPLAAEAVPPAPPTRPPPGPGPAPAPAKASPEAEEAARCVHCRALFRRRADGRGGRCAEAPDPGQLLVRRLSCLWCAESLLYHCLSDAEGDFSDPCACEPGHPRPAARWAALAALSLAVPCLCCYAPLRACHWVAARCGCAGCGGRHEEAAR, from the exons atgggagaggagagaaggcaggaggaagaaagaagcccTGCTGGAAGAAG GTACATGGTTCGGGTCCGAGCTGTGGTGATGGCCCGAGATGACTCCAGTGGGGGCTGGCTgcccgtggggggcgggggcctcaGCCAGGTGAGCGTATGTCGGGTCCGAGGGGCCAGGCCCGAGGGGGGGGCCCGCCAGGGGCACTACGTCATCCACGGGGAGCGCCTCCGGGACCAGAAA ATCACCTTGGAGTGTACCCTGAGGCCAGGCTTGGTTTACAACAAAGTGAACCCCATCTTTCATCACTGGAGCCTGGGTGACTGCAAGTTTGGGCTGACGTTTCAGAGTCCGGGGGAAGCAGATGAGTTCCAGAAAAGCCTGCTGGCTGCCCTGGCCGCGCTGGGCCGAG gCTCGctcaccccttcctcctcctcctcctcctcctcttcctcctccccttcccaggACACAGCAGAGACACCCTGTCCTCTGACG TCCCACGTGGACAGCGACTCCTCCTCCAGTCACAGTCGCCAGGAGACGCCTCCCATCGCAGGGGCAGCGACCCCCATCCTCACCGTGGAGTCAGCCGCCGGCTTCGGGCCCGCCTCGTCCCCGCAGCGCCGCCGCTCCTCGGCGCAG AGCTTCCCTCCGCTCCTGCCGTTCACGGGGATCCTGGAGGCCTCAGAGGCCCTGGCCGGGCCCGGGGGCCCTGGCTGGGGTGGCCGCGGCTATGAGGATTATCGGCGCACcgggccacccccgcccctcgcccTGTCCACCTGCGTCGTGCGCTTCGCCAAGACGGGCACCTTGCGGGGCGCCGCGCTGGGGCCCCCggcggccctccccgcccctctcgcCGCCGAGGCCGtgcccccggcgccccccacgcgcccgcccccgggcccgggccccgcccccgcccccgccaaggCCTCCCCGGAGGCGGAGGAGGCGGCGCGCTGCGTGCACTGCCGCGCGCTCTTTCGCCGCCGAGCAGACGGCCGGGGCGGCCGCTGCGCCGAGGCCCCGGACCCGGGCCAGCTGCTGGTGCGCCGGCTCAGCTGCCTGTGGTGCGCCGAGAGTTTGCTCTACCACTGCCTGTCGGACGCCGAGGGCGACTTCTCGGACCCTTGCGCCTGCGAGCCGGGCCACCCGCGGCCGGCGGCGCGCTGGGCCGCGCTGGCCGCGCTCTCGCTGGCCGTGCCCTGCCTGTGCTGCTACGCGCCCCTGCGTGCCTGCCACTGGGTCGCGGCGCGCTGCGGCTGCGCGGGCTGCGGGGGCCGCCACGAGGAGGCTGCGCGGTGA
- the SPRED3 gene encoding sprouty-related, EVH1 domain-containing protein 3 isoform X7, whose product MVRVRAVVMARDDSSGGWLPVGGGGLSQVSVCRVRGARPEGGARQGHYVIHGERLRDQKITLECTLRPGLVYNKVNPIFHHWSLGDCKFGLTFQSPGEADEFQKSLLAALAALGRGSLTPSSSSSSSSSSSPSQDTAETPCPLTSHVDSDSSSSHSRQETPPIAGAATPILTVESAAGFGPASSPQRRRSSAQSFPPLLPFTGILEASEALAGPGGPGWGGRGYEDYRRTGPPPPLALSTCVVRFAKTGTLRGAALGPPAALPAPLAAEAVPPAPPTRPPPGPGPAPAPAKASPEAEEAARCVHCRALFRRRADGRGGRCAEAPDPGQLLVRRLSCLWCAESLLYHCLSDAEGDFSDPCACEPGHPRPAARWAALAALSLAVPCLCCYAPLRACHWVAARCGCAGCGGRHEEAAR is encoded by the exons ATGGTTCGGGTCCGAGCTGTGGTGATGGCCCGAGATGACTCCAGTGGGGGCTGGCTgcccgtggggggcgggggcctcaGCCAGGTGAGCGTATGTCGGGTCCGAGGGGCCAGGCCCGAGGGGGGGGCCCGCCAGGGGCACTACGTCATCCACGGGGAGCGCCTCCGGGACCAGAAA ATCACCTTGGAGTGTACCCTGAGGCCAGGCTTGGTTTACAACAAAGTGAACCCCATCTTTCATCACTGGAGCCTGGGTGACTGCAAGTTTGGGCTGACGTTTCAGAGTCCGGGGGAAGCAGATGAGTTCCAGAAAAGCCTGCTGGCTGCCCTGGCCGCGCTGGGCCGAG gCTCGctcaccccttcctcctcctcctcctcctcctcttcctcctccccttcccaggACACAGCAGAGACACCCTGTCCTCTGACG TCCCACGTGGACAGCGACTCCTCCTCCAGTCACAGTCGCCAGGAGACGCCTCCCATCGCAGGGGCAGCGACCCCCATCCTCACCGTGGAGTCAGCCGCCGGCTTCGGGCCCGCCTCGTCCCCGCAGCGCCGCCGCTCCTCGGCGCAG AGCTTCCCTCCGCTCCTGCCGTTCACGGGGATCCTGGAGGCCTCAGAGGCCCTGGCCGGGCCCGGGGGCCCTGGCTGGGGTGGCCGCGGCTATGAGGATTATCGGCGCACcgggccacccccgcccctcgcccTGTCCACCTGCGTCGTGCGCTTCGCCAAGACGGGCACCTTGCGGGGCGCCGCGCTGGGGCCCCCggcggccctccccgcccctctcgcCGCCGAGGCCGtgcccccggcgccccccacgcgcccgcccccgggcccgggccccgcccccgcccccgccaaggCCTCCCCGGAGGCGGAGGAGGCGGCGCGCTGCGTGCACTGCCGCGCGCTCTTTCGCCGCCGAGCAGACGGCCGGGGCGGCCGCTGCGCCGAGGCCCCGGACCCGGGCCAGCTGCTGGTGCGCCGGCTCAGCTGCCTGTGGTGCGCCGAGAGTTTGCTCTACCACTGCCTGTCGGACGCCGAGGGCGACTTCTCGGACCCTTGCGCCTGCGAGCCGGGCCACCCGCGGCCGGCGGCGCGCTGGGCCGCGCTGGCCGCGCTCTCGCTGGCCGTGCCCTGCCTGTGCTGCTACGCGCCCCTGCGTGCCTGCCACTGGGTCGCGGCGCGCTGCGGCTGCGCGGGCTGCGGGGGCCGCCACGAGGAGGCTGCGCGGTGA
- the SPRED3 gene encoding sprouty-related, EVH1 domain-containing protein 3 isoform X1: MKRSLDVSRSPRFFLAVSACISLSASLWPSLVLSLPISRCWVTQYMVRVRAVVMARDDSSGGWLPVGGGGLSQRQLVWRCPMGFTILYAVPQEESGLWAPPPSCLPQITLECTLRPGLVYNKVNPIFHHWSLGDCKFGLTFQSPGEADEFQKSLLAALAALGRGSLTPSSSSSSSSSSSPSQDTAETPCPLTSHVDSDSSSSHSRQETPPIAGAATPILTVESAAGFGPASSPQRRRSSAQSFPPLLPFTGILEASEALAGPGGPGWGGRGYEDYRRTGPPPPLALSTCVVRFAKTGTLRGAALGPPAALPAPLAAEAVPPAPPTRPPPGPGPAPAPAKASPEAEEAARCVHCRALFRRRADGRGGRCAEAPDPGQLLVRRLSCLWCAESLLYHCLSDAEGDFSDPCACEPGHPRPAARWAALAALSLAVPCLCCYAPLRACHWVAARCGCAGCGGRHEEAAR; encoded by the exons ATGAAACGCTCGCTGGATGTGTCTCGGTCGCCCCGGTTTTTTTTGGCTGTTTCTGCTTGCATCTCCCTTTCGGCCTCTCTCTGGCCATCTCTGGTGCTCTCCCTGCCCATCTCCCGTTGCTGGGTGACTCA GTACATGGTTCGGGTCCGAGCTGTGGTGATGGCCCGAGATGACTCCAGTGGGGGCTGGCTgcccgtggggggcgggggcctcaGCCAG AGGCAGTTGGTCTGGAGGTGTCCAATGGGGTTCACAATCCTGTATGCGGTGCCGCAGGAAGAATCTGGGCTCTGGG CTCCCcccccctcctgccttcctcAGATCACCTTGGAGTGTACCCTGAGGCCAGGCTTGGTTTACAACAAAGTGAACCCCATCTTTCATCACTGGAGCCTGGGTGACTGCAAGTTTGGGCTGACGTTTCAGAGTCCGGGGGAAGCAGATGAGTTCCAGAAAAGCCTGCTGGCTGCCCTGGCCGCGCTGGGCCGAG gCTCGctcaccccttcctcctcctcctcctcctcctcttcctcctccccttcccaggACACAGCAGAGACACCCTGTCCTCTGACG TCCCACGTGGACAGCGACTCCTCCTCCAGTCACAGTCGCCAGGAGACGCCTCCCATCGCAGGGGCAGCGACCCCCATCCTCACCGTGGAGTCAGCCGCCGGCTTCGGGCCCGCCTCGTCCCCGCAGCGCCGCCGCTCCTCGGCGCAG AGCTTCCCTCCGCTCCTGCCGTTCACGGGGATCCTGGAGGCCTCAGAGGCCCTGGCCGGGCCCGGGGGCCCTGGCTGGGGTGGCCGCGGCTATGAGGATTATCGGCGCACcgggccacccccgcccctcgcccTGTCCACCTGCGTCGTGCGCTTCGCCAAGACGGGCACCTTGCGGGGCGCCGCGCTGGGGCCCCCggcggccctccccgcccctctcgcCGCCGAGGCCGtgcccccggcgccccccacgcgcccgcccccgggcccgggccccgcccccgcccccgccaaggCCTCCCCGGAGGCGGAGGAGGCGGCGCGCTGCGTGCACTGCCGCGCGCTCTTTCGCCGCCGAGCAGACGGCCGGGGCGGCCGCTGCGCCGAGGCCCCGGACCCGGGCCAGCTGCTGGTGCGCCGGCTCAGCTGCCTGTGGTGCGCCGAGAGTTTGCTCTACCACTGCCTGTCGGACGCCGAGGGCGACTTCTCGGACCCTTGCGCCTGCGAGCCGGGCCACCCGCGGCCGGCGGCGCGCTGGGCCGCGCTGGCCGCGCTCTCGCTGGCCGTGCCCTGCCTGTGCTGCTACGCGCCCCTGCGTGCCTGCCACTGGGTCGCGGCGCGCTGCGGCTGCGCGGGCTGCGGGGGCCGCCACGAGGAGGCTGCGCGGTGA
- the SPRED3 gene encoding sprouty-related, EVH1 domain-containing protein 3 isoform X5 has protein sequence MKRSLDVSRSPRFFLAVSACISLSASLWPSLVLSLPISRCWVTQYMVRVRAVVMARDDSSGGWLPVGGGGLSQITLECTLRPGLVYNKVNPIFHHWSLGDCKFGLTFQSPGEADEFQKSLLAALAALGRGSLTPSSSSSSSSSSSPSQDTAETPCPLTSHVDSDSSSSHSRQETPPIAGAATPILTVESAAGFGPASSPQRRRSSAQSFPPLLPFTGILEASEALAGPGGPGWGGRGYEDYRRTGPPPPLALSTCVVRFAKTGTLRGAALGPPAALPAPLAAEAVPPAPPTRPPPGPGPAPAPAKASPEAEEAARCVHCRALFRRRADGRGGRCAEAPDPGQLLVRRLSCLWCAESLLYHCLSDAEGDFSDPCACEPGHPRPAARWAALAALSLAVPCLCCYAPLRACHWVAARCGCAGCGGRHEEAAR, from the exons ATGAAACGCTCGCTGGATGTGTCTCGGTCGCCCCGGTTTTTTTTGGCTGTTTCTGCTTGCATCTCCCTTTCGGCCTCTCTCTGGCCATCTCTGGTGCTCTCCCTGCCCATCTCCCGTTGCTGGGTGACTCA GTACATGGTTCGGGTCCGAGCTGTGGTGATGGCCCGAGATGACTCCAGTGGGGGCTGGCTgcccgtggggggcgggggcctcaGCCAG ATCACCTTGGAGTGTACCCTGAGGCCAGGCTTGGTTTACAACAAAGTGAACCCCATCTTTCATCACTGGAGCCTGGGTGACTGCAAGTTTGGGCTGACGTTTCAGAGTCCGGGGGAAGCAGATGAGTTCCAGAAAAGCCTGCTGGCTGCCCTGGCCGCGCTGGGCCGAG gCTCGctcaccccttcctcctcctcctcctcctcctcttcctcctccccttcccaggACACAGCAGAGACACCCTGTCCTCTGACG TCCCACGTGGACAGCGACTCCTCCTCCAGTCACAGTCGCCAGGAGACGCCTCCCATCGCAGGGGCAGCGACCCCCATCCTCACCGTGGAGTCAGCCGCCGGCTTCGGGCCCGCCTCGTCCCCGCAGCGCCGCCGCTCCTCGGCGCAG AGCTTCCCTCCGCTCCTGCCGTTCACGGGGATCCTGGAGGCCTCAGAGGCCCTGGCCGGGCCCGGGGGCCCTGGCTGGGGTGGCCGCGGCTATGAGGATTATCGGCGCACcgggccacccccgcccctcgcccTGTCCACCTGCGTCGTGCGCTTCGCCAAGACGGGCACCTTGCGGGGCGCCGCGCTGGGGCCCCCggcggccctccccgcccctctcgcCGCCGAGGCCGtgcccccggcgccccccacgcgcccgcccccgggcccgggccccgcccccgcccccgccaaggCCTCCCCGGAGGCGGAGGAGGCGGCGCGCTGCGTGCACTGCCGCGCGCTCTTTCGCCGCCGAGCAGACGGCCGGGGCGGCCGCTGCGCCGAGGCCCCGGACCCGGGCCAGCTGCTGGTGCGCCGGCTCAGCTGCCTGTGGTGCGCCGAGAGTTTGCTCTACCACTGCCTGTCGGACGCCGAGGGCGACTTCTCGGACCCTTGCGCCTGCGAGCCGGGCCACCCGCGGCCGGCGGCGCGCTGGGCCGCGCTGGCCGCGCTCTCGCTGGCCGTGCCCTGCCTGTGCTGCTACGCGCCCCTGCGTGCCTGCCACTGGGTCGCGGCGCGCTGCGGCTGCGCGGGCTGCGGGGGCCGCCACGAGGAGGCTGCGCGGTGA
- the SPRED3 gene encoding sprouty-related, EVH1 domain-containing protein 3 isoform X6, whose product MVRVRAVVMARDDSSGGWLPVGGGGLSQRQLVWRCPMGFTILYAVPQEESGLWAPPPSCLPQITLECTLRPGLVYNKVNPIFHHWSLGDCKFGLTFQSPGEADEFQKSLLAALAALGRGSLTPSSSSSSSSSSSPSQDTAETPCPLTSHVDSDSSSSHSRQETPPIAGAATPILTVESAAGFGPASSPQRRRSSAQSFPPLLPFTGILEASEALAGPGGPGWGGRGYEDYRRTGPPPPLALSTCVVRFAKTGTLRGAALGPPAALPAPLAAEAVPPAPPTRPPPGPGPAPAPAKASPEAEEAARCVHCRALFRRRADGRGGRCAEAPDPGQLLVRRLSCLWCAESLLYHCLSDAEGDFSDPCACEPGHPRPAARWAALAALSLAVPCLCCYAPLRACHWVAARCGCAGCGGRHEEAAR is encoded by the exons ATGGTTCGGGTCCGAGCTGTGGTGATGGCCCGAGATGACTCCAGTGGGGGCTGGCTgcccgtggggggcgggggcctcaGCCAG AGGCAGTTGGTCTGGAGGTGTCCAATGGGGTTCACAATCCTGTATGCGGTGCCGCAGGAAGAATCTGGGCTCTGGG CTCCCcccccctcctgccttcctcAGATCACCTTGGAGTGTACCCTGAGGCCAGGCTTGGTTTACAACAAAGTGAACCCCATCTTTCATCACTGGAGCCTGGGTGACTGCAAGTTTGGGCTGACGTTTCAGAGTCCGGGGGAAGCAGATGAGTTCCAGAAAAGCCTGCTGGCTGCCCTGGCCGCGCTGGGCCGAG gCTCGctcaccccttcctcctcctcctcctcctcctcttcctcctccccttcccaggACACAGCAGAGACACCCTGTCCTCTGACG TCCCACGTGGACAGCGACTCCTCCTCCAGTCACAGTCGCCAGGAGACGCCTCCCATCGCAGGGGCAGCGACCCCCATCCTCACCGTGGAGTCAGCCGCCGGCTTCGGGCCCGCCTCGTCCCCGCAGCGCCGCCGCTCCTCGGCGCAG AGCTTCCCTCCGCTCCTGCCGTTCACGGGGATCCTGGAGGCCTCAGAGGCCCTGGCCGGGCCCGGGGGCCCTGGCTGGGGTGGCCGCGGCTATGAGGATTATCGGCGCACcgggccacccccgcccctcgcccTGTCCACCTGCGTCGTGCGCTTCGCCAAGACGGGCACCTTGCGGGGCGCCGCGCTGGGGCCCCCggcggccctccccgcccctctcgcCGCCGAGGCCGtgcccccggcgccccccacgcgcccgcccccgggcccgggccccgcccccgcccccgccaaggCCTCCCCGGAGGCGGAGGAGGCGGCGCGCTGCGTGCACTGCCGCGCGCTCTTTCGCCGCCGAGCAGACGGCCGGGGCGGCCGCTGCGCCGAGGCCCCGGACCCGGGCCAGCTGCTGGTGCGCCGGCTCAGCTGCCTGTGGTGCGCCGAGAGTTTGCTCTACCACTGCCTGTCGGACGCCGAGGGCGACTTCTCGGACCCTTGCGCCTGCGAGCCGGGCCACCCGCGGCCGGCGGCGCGCTGGGCCGCGCTGGCCGCGCTCTCGCTGGCCGTGCCCTGCCTGTGCTGCTACGCGCCCCTGCGTGCCTGCCACTGGGTCGCGGCGCGCTGCGGCTGCGCGGGCTGCGGGGGCCGCCACGAGGAGGCTGCGCGGTGA